In Micromonospora sp. WMMA1363, a genomic segment contains:
- a CDS encoding amidohydrolase family protein, which yields MALHLRGVLLPDDEVRDLWLVGDRVTFAPVPGAETIADGGYLLPGLTDAHCHIGIARGGTPITSVDQARELARTDRDAGVLAIRDAGSPYPYPELDDEPDLPRLARAGRHIAPPKRYLRDIGVEVGAAEVAATVTAQARAGNGWVKLVGDWIDRGVGDLAPAWDADTMTGAVAAAHAAGVRAAVHTFSAAGVEIMVRAGVDSVEHGTGLSLDLIDLMARQGTALVPTMINVRTFGGIADQARAKFPGYAEHMLALRDRFPAVVRAAYEAGVPIYVGTDAGGGIDHGLAAEEMLLLHERAGMSAVDVLAAASWRAREWLGFPGLVEGGLADLVVYPEDPRRDLRVVRAPARVILRGRVVR from the coding sequence ATGGCTCTGCATCTGCGCGGCGTGCTCCTGCCCGACGACGAGGTCCGAGATCTCTGGCTGGTCGGCGACCGGGTCACCTTCGCCCCGGTGCCCGGCGCCGAGACGATCGCCGACGGCGGCTACCTGCTGCCCGGCCTGACCGACGCGCACTGCCACATCGGCATCGCCCGCGGCGGCACCCCTATCACCTCGGTCGACCAGGCCCGCGAGCTGGCCCGCACCGACCGGGACGCGGGGGTGCTCGCCATCCGCGACGCGGGCTCGCCGTACCCGTACCCCGAGCTCGACGATGAGCCGGACCTGCCGCGACTGGCCCGCGCCGGCCGGCACATCGCGCCGCCGAAGCGGTATTTGCGCGACATCGGGGTGGAGGTCGGTGCGGCCGAGGTGGCCGCCACGGTCACCGCCCAGGCGCGGGCCGGCAACGGCTGGGTCAAGCTGGTCGGCGACTGGATCGACCGGGGGGTGGGCGATCTGGCGCCGGCCTGGGACGCGGACACCATGACCGGGGCGGTCGCGGCCGCGCACGCCGCCGGGGTGCGCGCCGCGGTGCACACGTTCTCCGCGGCCGGCGTGGAGATCATGGTGCGGGCCGGGGTGGATTCGGTGGAGCACGGCACCGGCCTCAGCCTGGATCTGATCGACCTGATGGCCCGGCAGGGCACCGCGCTGGTGCCGACAATGATCAACGTTCGGACCTTCGGCGGGATCGCCGACCAGGCCCGGGCGAAATTCCCCGGGTACGCCGAGCACATGCTCGCCCTGCGTGACCGCTTCCCGGCGGTGGTGCGCGCCGCGTACGAGGCGGGAGTGCCGATCTACGTGGGGACGGACGCCGGTGGCGGCATCGACCATGGACTCGCCGCCGAGGAGATGCTGCTGCTGCACGAACGCGCCGGCATGTCCGCGGTGGACGTCCTCGCCGCCGCGTCGTGGCGAGCCCGCGAGTGGCTCGGGTTCCCCGGTCTGGTCGAGGGCGGTCTGGCCGATCTGGTCGTCTACCCCGAGGACCCGCGCCGCGACCTCCGCGTCGTGCGCGCCCCCGCCCGCGTCATCCTGCGCGGACGGGTCGTCCGCTGA
- a CDS encoding P-II family nitrogen regulator — MKLVTAVIKPYQLDAVKEALHALGVTGLTVSEVQGYGRQKGHTEVYRGAEYTVEFLPKIRVEVLTDEMDVEKIVDAIVAAARTGKIGDGKVWVTGVEEVVRVRTGERGLDAL, encoded by the coding sequence ATGAAGCTGGTGACCGCGGTCATCAAGCCGTACCAGCTGGACGCGGTGAAGGAGGCCCTGCACGCCCTGGGCGTGACCGGCCTGACCGTCAGCGAGGTCCAGGGCTACGGCCGGCAGAAGGGGCACACCGAGGTCTATCGGGGTGCCGAGTACACGGTCGAGTTCCTGCCCAAGATCCGGGTCGAGGTGCTCACCGACGAGATGGACGTCGAGAAGATCGTCGACGCCATCGTGGCCGCCGCCCGAACCGGCAAGATCGGTGACGGCAAGGTGTGGGTGACCGGCGTCGAGGAGGTCGTCCGGGTCCGCACCGGCGAGCGCGGCCTCGACGCCCTGTAG
- a CDS encoding alkaline phosphatase D family protein, with the protein MPAAQLLVGPLLRRVVDTRATIWVETSRPAVVTVRTADGATGAAPTFSAYDHHYALVVVSGLTPDRATTYEVLVDGERAWPEPGSPFPASVIRTRAADDRDQPVRLVFGSCRETTQHATARRLPPDALDAYARRLAADFGPAALPDLLVLLGDQVYADKASPTVRRLLKRRRRRPKGAPADQVVSFDEYTKLYLESWRDPEIRWLFSTVPSVMIFDDHEVIDDWNTSASWRSDARAQPWWSERIGSGLASYWVYQHLGNLSPDEIAADPVYAKVTAAEDATGVLRDFGHRVDQESDLAHDTGRWRAVQYQWSYALDLGRTRLVMLDNRCSRVLRPGQRAMLPPGEWSWFVDRAHGTYDHLVVGSSLPWLLPPGIHHMETWNERLADSRRRWVAGLAERLRRGLDLEHWAAFRRSFEGLGALFARIGTGAPGSPGTPVGAGPAYAPPASISVLGGDVHHSYVARARFDDPGVVTPVHQLTCSPIHNQVPAGMRPLMRLGWSAGPSGATRALARSVGVRRPSMRWSKLAGPYFGNALATLVHVGHSAEVTIEGTTGDGRLRPVMHHRLAPDD; encoded by the coding sequence ATGCCCGCCGCACAGCTGCTCGTCGGCCCGCTGCTGCGACGGGTCGTCGACACGCGGGCCACGATCTGGGTGGAGACCAGCCGACCGGCGGTGGTCACCGTCCGCACAGCCGACGGCGCCACCGGCGCCGCCCCCACCTTCTCGGCGTACGACCACCACTACGCCCTCGTCGTGGTGTCCGGGCTCACGCCGGACCGGGCGACCACGTACGAGGTGCTGGTCGACGGCGAACGCGCCTGGCCGGAGCCGGGCAGCCCGTTCCCGGCCAGCGTGATCCGCACCCGGGCGGCCGACGACCGGGACCAGCCGGTCCGCCTGGTCTTCGGCTCCTGCCGGGAGACCACGCAGCATGCCACCGCGCGGCGGCTACCCCCGGACGCGCTCGACGCGTACGCCCGCCGGCTCGCGGCCGACTTCGGCCCGGCGGCCCTGCCGGACCTGTTGGTGCTCCTCGGCGACCAGGTATACGCGGACAAGGCCTCACCCACCGTGCGGCGGCTGCTCAAGCGGCGCCGCCGGCGGCCGAAGGGCGCGCCGGCGGACCAGGTGGTGAGCTTCGACGAGTACACCAAGCTCTACCTCGAGTCCTGGCGTGACCCGGAGATCCGGTGGCTGTTCTCGACCGTGCCGAGCGTGATGATCTTCGACGACCACGAGGTCATCGACGACTGGAACACCTCCGCCTCCTGGCGTTCCGACGCCCGCGCCCAGCCGTGGTGGTCGGAACGGATCGGCAGCGGCCTGGCCTCGTACTGGGTCTACCAGCACCTCGGCAACCTCTCGCCGGACGAGATCGCGGCCGACCCGGTGTACGCGAAGGTGACCGCCGCCGAGGACGCCACCGGCGTGCTGCGGGACTTCGGCCACCGGGTCGACCAGGAGTCCGACCTCGCGCACGACACCGGACGGTGGCGGGCAGTGCAGTACCAGTGGAGCTACGCCCTCGATCTGGGCCGCACCCGGCTGGTCATGCTCGACAACCGGTGCAGCCGGGTGCTGAGGCCCGGCCAGCGGGCGATGCTGCCGCCGGGCGAATGGTCGTGGTTCGTCGACCGGGCCCACGGCACGTACGACCACCTGGTCGTGGGATCCTCCCTGCCCTGGCTGCTCCCACCAGGCATCCACCACATGGAGACGTGGAACGAGCGGCTCGCCGACTCCCGCCGGCGCTGGGTCGCCGGCCTGGCCGAGCGGCTACGCCGGGGCCTCGACCTGGAGCACTGGGCGGCGTTCCGCCGCTCGTTCGAAGGGCTCGGCGCACTGTTCGCCCGGATCGGCACCGGCGCCCCGGGCTCGCCCGGAACGCCGGTGGGCGCCGGCCCGGCGTACGCGCCACCGGCCTCGATCAGCGTGCTCGGCGGGGACGTACACCACTCGTACGTGGCCCGGGCCCGCTTCGACGACCCGGGGGTGGTCACCCCGGTGCACCAGCTCACCTGCTCCCCCATCCACAACCAGGTGCCCGCCGGGATGCGCCCCCTGATGCGGCTGGGCTGGTCAGCGGGCCCGTCCGGGGCCACCCGCGCCCTCGCCCGCTCCGTCGGGGTCCGCCGCCCGTCGATGCGTTGGAGCAAGCTCGCCGGCCCGTACTTCGGCAACGCGCTGGCCACCCTGGTGCACGTCGGGCACTCGGCCGAGGTGACCATCGAGGGCACCACCGGCGACGGCCGCCTGCGCCCGGTGATGCACCACCGGCTCGCCCCCGACGACTGA
- a CDS encoding ammonium transporter, which translates to MPEAPTIDTGNTAWLLVSSAIVLLMTPGLALFYGGLNRAKGVLNMIMMSFSAIGLVSILWLFYGFSIAFGEDQGGVIGDLGQYLGTKTFMAETDLWGETGIPLYVFMAFQMMFAIITVALISGAIADRAKFSGWLLFAFGWATLVYFPVAHWVWGGGFIGAQLGALDFAGGTAVHINAGAAALALVLVLGRRLGWPRETMKPHNVPMVALGAGLLWFGWFGFNAGSELTADSTTGLAFVNTQVATAAAVLGWLLVEKLRDGRPTLVGASSGAIAGLVAITPACAFVTPWAAVLLGLVAGVLCALAVSLKYRLGYDDSLDVVGVHFVGGWIGCLWIGLFGTSSVSSLVSDEGLFYGGGVAQLGVQALSALIVTVYSFAVAFVLGFVIQRTIGFRVSEEAEVEGIDIAEHAESGYDLSPATGGAGGGAFVMAGLSSGKPAGDPAASDTEPATEKVAG; encoded by the coding sequence GTGCCTGAAGCACCGACGATCGATACCGGCAACACCGCCTGGTTGCTTGTGTCGAGCGCGATCGTGTTGCTCATGACGCCCGGACTGGCGCTGTTCTACGGCGGCCTCAACCGGGCCAAGGGCGTCCTCAACATGATTATGATGAGCTTCTCCGCGATCGGGCTCGTCAGCATTCTGTGGCTGTTCTACGGCTTCTCCATCGCCTTCGGCGAGGACCAGGGTGGGGTCATCGGTGACCTCGGCCAGTATCTCGGCACCAAGACGTTCATGGCGGAAACCGACCTGTGGGGCGAGACCGGGATCCCGCTCTACGTGTTCATGGCGTTCCAGATGATGTTCGCGATCATCACGGTGGCGCTGATCAGCGGCGCGATCGCCGACCGCGCCAAGTTCTCCGGCTGGCTGCTCTTCGCCTTCGGCTGGGCGACCCTGGTCTACTTCCCGGTCGCCCACTGGGTGTGGGGCGGCGGCTTCATCGGCGCCCAGCTCGGCGCGCTGGACTTCGCCGGCGGCACCGCGGTGCACATCAACGCCGGTGCGGCGGCGCTGGCTTTGGTGCTGGTGCTGGGTAGGCGGCTCGGCTGGCCCCGGGAGACCATGAAGCCGCACAACGTCCCGATGGTCGCGCTCGGCGCCGGCCTGCTGTGGTTCGGCTGGTTCGGTTTCAACGCCGGGTCCGAGCTGACCGCCGACTCGACGACCGGCCTGGCGTTCGTCAACACCCAGGTCGCGACCGCCGCAGCAGTTCTCGGCTGGCTGCTGGTGGAGAAGCTGCGGGACGGTCGGCCGACATTGGTCGGCGCCTCCTCCGGGGCCATCGCCGGCCTGGTCGCCATCACCCCCGCCTGTGCCTTCGTCACACCGTGGGCGGCTGTGCTGCTCGGTCTGGTCGCCGGTGTGCTCTGCGCGCTGGCGGTGAGCCTGAAGTACCGGCTCGGCTACGACGACTCGCTCGACGTCGTCGGCGTGCACTTTGTTGGTGGCTGGATCGGCTGCCTGTGGATCGGCCTGTTCGGGACCAGCTCGGTCAGCTCGTTGGTGAGCGACGAGGGCCTGTTCTACGGCGGTGGGGTCGCCCAACTCGGTGTCCAGGCGCTCAGCGCCCTGATCGTGACCGTTTACTCCTTCGCGGTGGCGTTCGTCCTCGGCTTCGTCATCCAGCGGACGATCGGCTTCCGGGTTTCCGAGGAGGCCGAGGTCGAGGGGATCGACATCGCCGAGCACGCCGAGAGCGGTTACGACCTGTCTCCGGCCACCGGCGGCGCCGGCGGCGGTGCGTTCGTGATGGCCGGCCTGTCCAGCGGGAAGCCGGCGGGAGACCCCGCCGCCTCCGACACCGAGCCGGCCACCGAGAAAGTCGCCGGTTAA
- the ffh gene encoding signal recognition particle protein, whose protein sequence is MFDTLSDRLSGIFTKLRGKGRLTDADIDATAREIRLALLEADVALPVVKGFIANIKNRARGAEVSQALNPAQQIIKIVNEELINVLGGEGRRLTFAKQPPTVVMLAGLQGSGKTTLAGKLARWLKAQGHQPLLVAADLQRPNAVGQLQVLGGRAGVEVYAPEPGNGVGDPVRVAQASIEHARRAARDIVIVDTAGRLGIDAEMMQQAADIRDAVNPDEVVFVVDAMVGQDAVRTAEAFRDGVGITGVVLSKLDGDARGGAALSVREVTGQPILFASTGEKLEDFDVFHPDRMASRILGMGDVLTLIEQAEAAFDVDQKEKMTAKLMGGENFTLEDFLDQLIAVRRMGPIANVLAMMPGMGQMKDQLADLDDKHFDRVTAIIRSMTPAERTNPKIINGSRRARIANGSGVTVMDVNQLLNRFADAQKMMKQMGGMMGLPGGGRRKATKSPKNKRKGTKGGGRPRTGAGMPGGFPGGMPQLPPGMDPNDLAGQGLPPGFKLPKIDFNKLGKGDKRPR, encoded by the coding sequence GTGTTTGACACCTTGAGTGACCGCCTGTCCGGGATCTTCACCAAGCTCCGCGGCAAGGGTCGGCTCACCGACGCCGACATCGACGCCACGGCCCGCGAGATCCGCCTCGCGCTGCTGGAGGCGGACGTCGCGCTGCCGGTGGTCAAGGGCTTCATCGCGAACATCAAGAATCGGGCCCGCGGCGCGGAGGTCTCCCAGGCGCTCAACCCGGCCCAGCAGATCATCAAGATCGTCAACGAGGAGCTGATCAATGTTCTCGGTGGCGAGGGGCGGCGACTGACGTTCGCCAAGCAGCCGCCGACCGTGGTCATGCTCGCCGGCCTGCAGGGCTCCGGCAAGACCACCCTCGCCGGCAAACTGGCCCGCTGGCTCAAGGCCCAGGGCCACCAGCCGCTGCTGGTCGCCGCCGACCTCCAGCGCCCCAACGCCGTCGGGCAGCTCCAGGTGCTCGGTGGTCGCGCCGGCGTCGAGGTGTACGCCCCGGAGCCGGGCAACGGTGTCGGGGACCCGGTGCGGGTCGCGCAGGCCTCGATCGAGCACGCGAGGCGGGCCGCGCGTGACATCGTCATCGTCGACACGGCCGGCCGCCTCGGCATCGACGCCGAGATGATGCAGCAGGCCGCCGACATCCGGGACGCGGTCAACCCGGATGAGGTCGTCTTCGTCGTCGACGCGATGGTCGGTCAGGACGCCGTCCGCACGGCCGAGGCGTTCCGCGACGGTGTCGGCATCACCGGCGTGGTTCTCTCCAAGCTTGACGGCGACGCCCGCGGCGGTGCCGCACTGTCCGTCCGGGAGGTCACCGGGCAGCCGATCCTGTTCGCCTCCACCGGCGAGAAGCTGGAGGACTTCGACGTCTTCCACCCCGACCGGATGGCCAGCCGGATCCTCGGCATGGGCGACGTCCTCACTCTGATCGAGCAGGCCGAGGCGGCCTTCGACGTCGATCAGAAGGAGAAGATGACCGCCAAGCTGATGGGCGGCGAGAACTTCACCCTGGAGGACTTCCTCGATCAGCTCATCGCGGTCCGGCGGATGGGCCCGATCGCCAACGTGCTGGCCATGATGCCCGGTATGGGGCAGATGAAGGATCAGCTCGCGGACCTGGACGACAAGCACTTCGACCGGGTCACCGCGATCATCCGGTCGATGACCCCGGCGGAACGGACCAACCCGAAGATCATCAACGGCTCGCGGCGGGCCCGGATCGCCAACGGCTCCGGTGTCACCGTGATGGACGTCAACCAGCTGCTCAACCGCTTCGCCGACGCCCAGAAGATGATGAAGCAGATGGGCGGCATGATGGGCCTGCCCGGTGGGGGTCGGCGCAAGGCGACCAAGTCGCCGAAGAACAAGCGCAAGGGCACCAAGGGCGGCGGTCGGCCGCGTACCGGCGCCGGGATGCCGGGCGGCTTCCCGGGCGGGATGCCGCAGCTGCCTCCGGGCATGGACCCGAACGACCTGGCCGGCCAGGGCCTGCCGCCGGGCTTCAAGCTTCCGAAGATCGACTTCAACAAGCTCGGCAAGGGGGACAAACGCCCCCGCTGA
- a CDS encoding [protein-PII] uridylyltransferase: protein MTSSTTTTPGHPGAGDPGVVVDEVVDVPGGIGAGARAARADAFDAWLRLLLPARTGVALVAVGGLGRRQCAPCGDLDLVLLHDGMPGVDDLAAAIWYPVWDAGLRLDHSVRTVAEALSVAQDDVRVALGLLDARCVAGDTALAERLIRAAADRWRRTAVRRLPGLREITAARWETHGELAFLLEGDLKEAAGGLRDVGILRAIAAAGVTDALRPAVRAAHLRLLDTRDALHTQAGRRLDRLVAQERDGVAAQLGLRQVPPDAAPGAGAVGNEGDALLRRVASDARTVSHALDDAFRAVDRLRAGRRRGADGRSLRRPVARDVVEHDGELVLARTAIGARPDPSLSLRVAAAAATARLPIARATCEWLAAYCPPLPAPWPAAARTALVTLLGAGPGLVPAWETCDRYGLVDGWLPEWTRMRSLPQHNPVHRFTLDRHLVQTAYEASRRTREVDRPDLLLLGALLHDVGKGLAGGGAAARPGGPGRGGVSDDHSVVGAPIAEAVAGRIGLPAHEVALIGTLVRLHLLLPDVATRRDLADPKTIAAVAGQVGDTTTLDLLHALVRADAAATGPAAWSHWKGRLVAELVARVRTTLDTGVPPEPPAPDPALLAGPLPVVHLTGDRVAVAAADRRGLLATVAGCLALHRLEVISADASTVDGRALVECRVQPRYGLVPDPVALSSDLRRAVTGDVSVNQRLRGRALAASGEGAAPRAVWHREAATDAVVLELRAADAAGLLYRVTRALDGTGAQVRAARISTLGADVVDAFYLVGGWPDDATRARVEAAVLAAV from the coding sequence ATGACCTCGTCGACCACCACCACGCCAGGACACCCTGGCGCCGGCGATCCGGGCGTGGTGGTCGACGAGGTCGTCGACGTACCCGGCGGGATCGGGGCGGGGGCGCGAGCCGCCCGAGCCGACGCGTTCGACGCCTGGCTGCGCCTGCTGCTGCCGGCCCGCACGGGCGTGGCGCTCGTCGCCGTCGGCGGGCTCGGGCGGCGGCAGTGCGCCCCGTGCGGGGACCTCGACCTGGTGCTGCTGCACGACGGGATGCCAGGCGTGGACGACCTGGCCGCCGCAATCTGGTACCCGGTGTGGGACGCCGGGCTGCGGCTCGACCACTCGGTGCGGACCGTCGCCGAGGCGCTGTCGGTCGCCCAGGACGACGTCAGGGTGGCCCTCGGGCTGCTCGACGCGCGCTGCGTCGCCGGCGACACGGCCCTCGCCGAGCGGCTGATCCGCGCAGCCGCCGACCGCTGGCGGCGCACCGCCGTCCGGCGACTCCCCGGGCTGCGGGAGATCACCGCCGCCCGCTGGGAGACCCATGGGGAACTGGCCTTCCTCCTGGAAGGCGACCTCAAGGAAGCGGCCGGTGGGCTGCGGGACGTGGGCATTCTCCGCGCCATCGCCGCCGCTGGTGTCACCGATGCACTGCGACCCGCCGTCCGCGCCGCCCACCTGCGGCTGCTCGACACCCGGGACGCCCTGCACACGCAGGCCGGTCGCCGGTTGGACCGGCTGGTCGCCCAGGAACGCGACGGCGTCGCGGCCCAACTCGGGCTGCGACAGGTTCCGCCCGATGCGGCGCCGGGGGCCGGCGCGGTCGGCAACGAGGGGGATGCGCTGCTGCGTCGGGTCGCGAGCGACGCGCGTACGGTCAGTCATGCGCTCGACGACGCCTTCCGGGCCGTCGATCGCCTCCGCGCCGGCCGCCGCCGGGGCGCCGACGGTCGCTCACTGCGTCGGCCCGTCGCGCGGGACGTGGTGGAGCACGACGGCGAGTTGGTGCTCGCGCGGACCGCGATCGGGGCGCGCCCGGATCCGAGCCTGTCGCTGCGGGTGGCCGCCGCCGCGGCCACCGCACGGCTACCGATCGCCCGGGCCACCTGCGAGTGGCTGGCCGCGTACTGCCCGCCCCTGCCGGCGCCCTGGCCGGCCGCGGCCAGGACCGCGCTGGTCACCCTGCTCGGCGCCGGTCCCGGCCTGGTGCCGGCGTGGGAGACCTGTGACCGGTACGGGCTGGTCGACGGCTGGCTGCCCGAGTGGACGCGGATGCGGAGCCTGCCGCAGCACAACCCGGTGCACCGGTTCACCCTCGACCGGCACCTGGTGCAGACCGCGTACGAAGCCAGCCGGCGCACCCGCGAGGTCGACCGGCCGGATCTGTTGCTGCTCGGCGCCCTGCTGCACGACGTCGGCAAGGGGCTCGCGGGCGGTGGCGCCGCGGCGCGGCCCGGCGGGCCCGGGCGCGGCGGCGTCTCCGACGATCACAGCGTGGTGGGTGCGCCGATCGCCGAGGCGGTCGCCGGCCGGATCGGCCTGCCGGCGCACGAGGTGGCCTTGATCGGCACGCTGGTCCGGCTGCACCTGCTCCTGCCGGACGTGGCCACCCGCCGTGACCTGGCCGACCCGAAGACCATCGCCGCAGTCGCCGGTCAGGTCGGCGACACCACCACCCTCGACCTGCTGCACGCCCTGGTCCGCGCGGACGCGGCGGCCACCGGGCCGGCCGCCTGGTCGCACTGGAAGGGACGGCTCGTCGCCGAGTTGGTCGCCCGGGTGCGCACCACGCTGGACACCGGCGTACCGCCCGAGCCGCCCGCCCCCGACCCGGCGCTGCTGGCCGGGCCGCTGCCGGTCGTACACCTGACCGGGGATCGGGTGGCGGTGGCCGCGGCGGACCGGCGGGGCCTGCTCGCGACGGTGGCTGGATGCCTCGCCCTGCACCGGCTGGAGGTGATCTCCGCGGACGCCTCGACCGTCGACGGGCGCGCGCTGGTCGAGTGCCGGGTGCAACCCCGGTACGGCCTCGTGCCTGATCCGGTCGCGCTCAGCTCGGACCTGCGGCGGGCGGTGACCGGCGACGTCTCGGTGAACCAGCGGCTGCGCGGGCGGGCTCTCGCGGCCAGCGGCGAGGGGGCCGCGCCCCGGGCTGTCTGGCACCGGGAGGCGGCCACCGACGCGGTGGTGCTGGAGCTGCGCGCCGCCGACGCCGCCGGCCTGCTCTACCGTGTCACCCGAGCCTTGGACGGGACCGGAGCCCAGGTGCGGGCTGCCCGGATCTCCACCCTCGGGGCGGACGTGGTGGATGCCTTCTACCTCGTCGGCGGTTGGCCGGACGATGCGACCCGGGCCCGCGTCGAGGCCGCCGTCCTCGCCGCGGTGTGA
- the ftsY gene encoding signal recognition particle-docking protein FtsY → MTEYLLIALALLGVLILGVLGLVVPKLRRRPEPPLPTTEVETRAEEDLAGPPVEAPEAEVSAGVLVEPPVVEAPPAPPVEVPEPTAGRLVRLRSRLSRSQNVFGKGLLGLLGRDHLDEDTWEEIEDSLITADVGIDSTREIVDRLRERTRVLGTRSATELRALLAAELVNALDPALDRSLNTAPKDGVPAVLLVVGVNGAGKTTTCGKIARVLVADGRSVILGAADTFRAAAADQLETWAGRVGAETVRGPEGADPASVAFDAVKRGIETGVDTVLIDTAGRLQNKVGLMDELGKVKRVVEKHGPIDETLLILDATTGQNGLEQARVFTEVVNVTGVALTKLDGTAKGGIVIAVQRRLGIPVKLVGLGEGKDDLAPFDPAQFVDALLGAEAAGRDA, encoded by the coding sequence ATGACGGAATACCTCCTCATCGCACTCGCACTGCTCGGTGTGCTGATCCTCGGTGTCCTCGGGCTGGTGGTGCCGAAGCTGCGCCGGCGTCCCGAGCCGCCGCTGCCGACGACGGAGGTCGAGACCCGTGCCGAGGAGGACCTCGCCGGGCCGCCCGTCGAGGCGCCCGAGGCGGAGGTGTCCGCGGGTGTCCTGGTCGAGCCGCCGGTGGTGGAGGCGCCGCCGGCGCCCCCGGTGGAGGTGCCCGAGCCGACCGCCGGCCGGCTGGTCCGGCTGCGCTCCCGGCTGTCCCGCTCGCAGAACGTCTTCGGCAAGGGCCTGCTCGGTCTGCTCGGCCGGGACCACCTCGACGAGGACACCTGGGAGGAGATCGAGGACAGTCTGATCACCGCGGACGTCGGCATCGACTCGACCCGGGAGATCGTCGACCGGCTGCGCGAGCGGACCCGGGTGCTCGGCACCCGGTCCGCCACCGAGCTGCGGGCGTTGCTCGCCGCCGAGCTGGTGAACGCTCTGGACCCGGCCCTGGACCGGTCCCTGAACACCGCGCCCAAGGACGGTGTGCCCGCCGTGCTGCTGGTGGTCGGCGTCAACGGCGCCGGCAAGACCACCACCTGCGGCAAGATCGCCCGGGTGCTGGTGGCGGATGGTCGCAGCGTGATCCTCGGCGCGGCGGACACGTTCCGCGCCGCCGCCGCCGACCAGCTGGAGACCTGGGCCGGACGGGTGGGCGCCGAGACGGTTCGCGGCCCGGAGGGGGCGGACCCCGCCAGCGTGGCCTTCGACGCGGTCAAGCGTGGCATCGAGACCGGCGTGGACACCGTCCTGATCGACACCGCCGGTCGCCTGCAGAACAAGGTCGGCCTGATGGACGAGTTGGGCAAGGTCAAGCGGGTGGTGGAGAAACACGGCCCGATCGACGAGACGCTGCTGATCCTGGACGCCACCACCGGTCAGAACGGCCTGGAACAGGCGCGGGTCTTCACCGAGGTGGTCAACGTGACCGGGGTCGCGCTCACCAAGCTCGACGGCACCGCCAAGGGCGGCATCGTGATCGCCGTGCAGCGCAGGTTGGGCATCCCGGTGAAGCTGGTCGGGCTGGGCGAGGGCAAGGACGACCTGGCCCCGTTCGACCCCGCGCAGTTCGTCGACGCGCTGCTGGGTGCCGAGGCCGCCGGACGGGACGCGTAA
- a CDS encoding aminoglycoside phosphotransferase family protein, giving the protein MTTDDRAYVGWRDPRHPGPRLGRPYVTSQEIPLRGGNVSTVVRVGDTVRRNAGPWTPAVHALLRHLEYVGFTGAPRALGMDERNREVLSYLEGECGGYPLAPHWVTDEALVTVATMLRMFHDAQYGFVAPAGAVWRSFGPPPPDTEVICHHDAAPHNVIWRPDGTLGLIDFDLASPGARIYDVAYAAWTWVPVFSDRDSITLGWNRPDRPRRLRLFADAYGLIPRDRHRLIRTIRKRIVDHVEGIRRMAAAGEPAFVRIVHKGHLRRPMRDLRLLDYERQALESALR; this is encoded by the coding sequence GTGACGACCGACGATCGCGCCTACGTCGGGTGGCGCGACCCCCGCCACCCGGGCCCCCGCCTCGGGAGACCGTACGTGACTTCGCAGGAGATCCCGCTGCGCGGTGGGAACGTCAGCACCGTGGTCCGGGTGGGCGACACGGTGCGGCGTAACGCGGGTCCCTGGACCCCGGCGGTGCACGCCCTGCTGCGGCACCTGGAGTACGTCGGCTTCACCGGCGCTCCCCGCGCGCTCGGCATGGACGAGCGGAACCGGGAGGTGCTGTCGTACCTGGAGGGGGAGTGCGGTGGGTACCCGCTGGCGCCGCACTGGGTCACCGACGAGGCGTTGGTGACCGTGGCCACGATGCTGCGCATGTTCCACGACGCCCAGTACGGCTTCGTGGCGCCAGCGGGGGCCGTGTGGCGCTCCTTCGGGCCGCCACCGCCGGACACCGAGGTGATCTGCCACCACGACGCGGCCCCGCACAACGTGATCTGGCGCCCGGACGGCACGCTCGGGCTGATCGACTTCGACCTCGCCTCGCCCGGCGCCCGCATCTACGACGTGGCGTACGCGGCCTGGACCTGGGTACCCGTTTTCTCCGACCGTGACTCGATCACCCTCGGCTGGAACCGCCCGGACCGGCCGCGCCGGCTGCGGCTGTTCGCCGACGCGTACGGGCTCATTCCGCGTGACCGGCACCGGCTGATCCGCACCATCCGGAAGCGGATCGTCGACCACGTGGAGGGCATCCGGCGGATGGCCGCGGCGGGCGAGCCGGCGTTCGTCCGGATCGTGCACAAGGGGCACCTGCGCCGGCCGATGCGGGACCTGCGGCTGCTCGACTACGAGCGGCAGGCACTGGAGAGCGCCCTGCGGTAG